The following coding sequences lie in one Halomonas sp. 'Soap Lake #6' genomic window:
- the coaE gene encoding dephospho-CoA kinase (Dephospho-CoA kinase (CoaE) performs the final step in coenzyme A biosynthesis.), with translation MIVGLTGGIGSGKSTVARAFGSLGIGWVDADDVAREVVAPGESALTAIAQRFGDKVLNSDGTLNRAALRSIVFDDPAERQWLESVTHPQVRERLLLHLERLQRQSPYVLLVSPLLFESGQDALVNRTIVVDVPVDLQLERTLQRDGVSKAQVRAILAAQLPREERLAKADDIIDNSGDHASMLHQVTQLNQHYQSGLL, from the coding sequence ATGATTGTTGGACTAACGGGCGGCATTGGCTCTGGAAAATCGACAGTCGCCCGGGCCTTCGGCTCGCTAGGCATTGGGTGGGTAGATGCCGACGATGTAGCAAGGGAGGTGGTCGCCCCTGGTGAGTCAGCGTTAACCGCCATTGCTCAGCGTTTCGGAGACAAAGTACTCAATTCCGACGGCACTCTGAACCGAGCAGCCCTACGCAGTATTGTGTTTGATGATCCCGCAGAGCGTCAATGGCTGGAATCAGTGACCCACCCACAAGTTCGCGAGCGGCTCCTGTTACATCTTGAGCGTTTACAGCGCCAGTCCCCCTATGTGTTGCTTGTTTCACCGCTGCTGTTTGAATCAGGCCAAGACGCCCTGGTTAACCGCACTATCGTCGTTGATGTGCCTGTCGATCTTCAGCTTGAACGAACACTTCAGCGAGATGGCGTGAGTAAGGCACAGGTGCGTGCTATTCTCGCCGCCCAACTGCCCCGTGAAGAACGCCTAGCAAAGGCCGACGATATCATTGATAACAGCGGGGACCATGCTTCGATGCTGCATCAGGTTACGCAGCTGAACCAGCATTACCAATCCGGCCTTCTATAA
- the yacG gene encoding DNA gyrase inhibitor YacG: MPTPANDAPLEVACPQCSKRVAWSPESIFRPFCSKRCQLLDLGAWAEESHRISGESAMDEADLDTLLAQADKDAPLS; this comes from the coding sequence ATGCCAACACCCGCCAACGACGCACCACTAGAGGTCGCCTGCCCGCAATGTAGTAAGCGTGTTGCCTGGAGCCCCGAGAGCATCTTTCGCCCTTTTTGCAGCAAACGTTGCCAGTTACTGGATCTAGGCGCATGGGCAGAAGAGTCTCACCGTATTTCGGGTGAATCTGCCATGGATGAAGCCGATCTAGACACGCTTCTCGCCCAAGCAGATAAAGACGCCCCGCTTTCCTAG